The genomic region ACCGGAACGGCGAAACCCGAAGATCCCAAGAAAGAAAGATCCATAAACTGAGGCAGGAACTTCAATACGATCGACATTAAGAACCCACCGATTGTCGCGAACAGCGCAGCATTGGATGTTGTTTTCTTCCAAAAGAATCCGAGTAAGAACATCGCAAATATACCCGGCGAAACAAAGCCCGTATATTCCTGAATATATTGGAATCCGCCTTTCTTATCAATTCCCAAATGCGGAGCGATAATAATTGCCAAGATCATGGAAACGATGATAGTGATCTTCCCAACATTCACCAACCTCCGCTCCGAGGCATTCTTATCAAATATCTTTTGGTAGATATCTAGGGAGAAAATTGTGGCAACGGAGTTTGCTTTGCCGGCAAGCGATGCCACCACTGCTGCCGTTAAAGCGGCAAACGACAAGCCTTTAAGACCCGTAGGCAATAAACTCAACAAGACCGGATAGGCTCTATCCGGATTTAACTCCCCACTCGCCATCATTTCCTGTTGGAACAAACCATCATTGTACAGCACAAATGCTGCAATTCCGGGTAATACCACAATAATCGGCATCAATAATTTCAACACGGCTGCAAATAGAAGTCCGTTCCTTGCCGTGCCTAGATCAGCCCCTAAGGCACGCTGCGTGATGTATTGGTTACAGCCCCAATAGCTTAGGTTGATAACCCACATACCACCAATCAGCACGCTTAAACCCGGAAGATCAATGTAATTCGGATTATCAGGTTTTAGGATCATATGAAAGTGATCGGAAGCCTTTTCATGCACGATATTGAATCCTTGCAAAATCCCTTCGCCACCAAAGTGGTCCGACACGAGATTTAACGCAAGGTAAGTCGTTGCAAGCCCACCCAGGATAAGGAAAAACACTTGTATAACATCTGTATACCCGATTACCTTCATCCCTCCCAGCGTGATAACGATCGCAAAAACCGCCAACCCGATCATACAGAGTTGAAAATCTAATCCCGATATACTCGATACCGCCAATGCACCTAGAAAGAGGATGGAAGTAAGATTGACGACAATATATAGCAATAACCAAAATACCGCCATAATCATGGAGACCGTACCGTTATACCGCACGTTCAGGAACTGCGGCATCGTAAAGATCTTGTTCTTGAGGTAGACCGGCAAGAAGAATACCGCAACGACAATTAAGGTCGCTGCCGCCATCCACTCATAAGTCGCAATCGCCAATCCGATCTTAAAACCCGAACCACTCATACCAATAAATTGCTCCGCCGATATATTGGAGGCAATGAGCGAGGCTCCGATTGCCCACCAGGTCAATGAGCCCTCGGCAAGGAAATAATCCTTAGAGTCGCCAGACGCAGATTTCTTCTTATAATAAATGTAGAGTCCATAGCCCGCAACAATGGCGAAATAGCACAGGAATACGATATAATCTTTAGTTTCCATGGATTATTGAACTGAGAATTTATAAACAGACTTGGTCGAATAGGTATCACCCGGATTAAGAATGGTCGACGGGAAATTAGGTTGGTTTGGTGAATCTGGGAAGTGCTGCGGCTCTAAGCAGAAGCCCGTTCTGAAACTGTCTTTATTGCCGTTCTTCAGCGTTACTTTTTCTGCCATGAAGTTGCCAGAATAAAACTGAATACCTGGTTCTTCCGTATAAATATCCATTACAATTCCAGACTGATCTCCAACAACCTTGGCCGCATGGTTGAGGCCTGCAACTTTTGTCCCATTCAACACGAAATTATGGTCATAGCCTTTGCCAAAGGTCAGTTGCTCATTGGCAACTTCAATGTCTTTGCCCATGCTTTTCGCAGTCGTAAAATCAAATGGCGTTCCTTTAACCGAACTCATTGCTCCCGTTGGAATCAGGGTGCTGTCCACTGGCGTAATCTGATCAGCAAATAGCGTCAGTTGATGATTCAAGATGGAACCACTACCCTCTCCATTTAAATTAAAATAAGCATGGTTAGTCAGGTTGATGACGGTCTTTTTATCCGTTGTCGCTTGGTAAGCAATCGTCAGTTCATCATCGTCCGAAAGACTGTAAGTCACTTCAATTTTGATGTTTCCGGGGAAGCCCTCATAACGATCGGGCAAGGTATAACTAAAAACCACGCTTTTGTCGTCGGTTTGTTTCGCATCCCAATTCGCAAAATGCAAGCCCTTAAACCCGCCGTGCAGGGTATTCTTGCCATTGTTCGCAGGCGTGGTATATTCTTCTCCGTCTATGCTGAACTTTCCGTTTGCAATTCGGTTGCCGAAAGGTCCAACGATTGGTCCGAAGTAAGGTTCCTCAGCATTGTTATAGAGCGACGCCTTGCTGAAACCCAGCACGACATCCGTCATTGCGCCATCTTTATTCGGAACTAAAAGTCCCACGAGGCGCGCGCCAAAATTTGTCAAATAAGCTGTAGCTCCCTTAGCATTCTTTAAAATAAATAATTTTGCCGCTTTGCCGTCTATATCTTCGTTAAACTGCGCGGAGTCGACTAGCTCTCTACTTGCCGTGGGTGATGGGCTGCTTTTATCTTGTTTTGTACCCTGCTGGCAAGATAATAGTACCAACAAAGCACAACCCAGGAATAGGTTGATTAGTTTCTTATTCATAATGTTGTTTATAATCGTGTATCTAATATACAACTTCCGTCCCATTATCGATGGCAACGAAAATAGCCGTTAGTTCCAAATCAAATCTCGAGCGGTACCCTTTGGAAAGGGCATCAACTAGTTGATTACCAAACCCCTTTTCTACGATGTTGATGGTGCAACCACCAAATCCGCCACCCATCATTCTTGCTCCTTTCACCTGTTCAAACTGCTTCGCCTGCTCAACAAGGTAGTCTAGCTCTGCGCAGCTCACCTCATAATCCTTGCTCAACCCTTCATGGGCCAGGAATAGCTGCTCACCAAGCGCAGTAATATCGCCAGTCTGCAAGGCTTCGCATGCTTTATTTAAGCGTTCATTTTCTTCCAAGACAAATCTAGCCTTCAAGTAAGCTGCCGGACTAACAGGCTTTACCAGCTCATCCAACTGCGACAAATTCACATCGCGCAGGCTCTTTACCTCCGGGTATTTCGCCTGCACCAGGCTTACCGCATGCTCGCAAGCATGGCGGCGGTCGTTGTATGCGGACGATGCCAAGGCATGCTTTACATTGGTATTGAGGAGCACAAGTTCATGATCCCCCAAGTCCAGGGGCACATAAGTATAGCTGAGGTCGCGACAGTCTAAACGGATCACATGGCCAGCCTTACTCAATACGGAAGCAAATTGATCCATTATGCCACACATAACGCCAGCATAGGTATGCTCTGCCAATTGCCCCATTTTAGCAATTTCCACGCGATGAAGACTCAGCCCATACAATTCGTTCAACGCATAGCCCGTTGCACATTCTACCGCCGCAGAGGATGATAGACCAGCCCCTACAGGAATGTCCCCGTCGATGTATAAGTCAAAACCAGATAGGCTAAGCTCCTTATCCTTTATTTGCTGCACTACACCCAAAATATAGTTGGGCCAACTTAGCTCCGTCGGCGCAATGCCTTTCAACGCTATCGCATAATGCGCTTTAAAATCTTCCGCATAGAGGTTGATGAGATTATCCTCGCGTTTCCCTACCGCAACATATATAGCTTTATCGATGGCAGCTGGCAATACAAATCCTTCATTATAATCCGTATGCTCACCAATAATATTGATTCGCCCGGGCGATTTCACAATAAGGTCAGGATTCTTTCCAAAAACTTCCTTAAAACGCGTTTCGAGTATATTCCTAGCGATCATCTATTGAGCCTTATAATGAGTAGTACTTTGTTCTTTAATGATTTCTGCAGCACGTTCTGCCGTTATATCTCGCTGCGGATTGGCCAACATCTCATAGCCAACCATAAACTTTTTAACCGATGCAGAACGCAATAAAGGCGGATAAAAGTGCATATGCCAATGCCAATGCTGCTGATCCTCGCTATTGACGGGAGCTTGATGCATCCCCGCAGAATATGGGAATGAGGTTTTAAAAATATTGTCATAACGAACAGTGAGTTCTTTTATCGTTTTGGCTAGGTCTTCCTTCTCTTGGTCAGTAAACTGACTAATATCTTGTACATGTCTTCTCGAAACAATCATCGTTTCGAAAGGCCATGATCCCCAATAGGGAACCAATGCCACAAAGTGCTCATTATCGATGATCAGGCGCTCATCTTTTCGCTCTTCTAGATCTATATAATCGGCAAGTAAACTCCTTTGATGATCTTCAAAGTATGCACGTAGCTGTATATCTTCTTTTATAATTTCTACAGGAAGGCTACTCTGTGCCCAGATCTGACCATGCGGATGCGGATTGCTGCAGCCCATGATCGCCCCTTTATTTTCGAAAATCTGTATGTACTTGATCCAATCATTGCGACGCAATTCCACAAACTCCTGCTGCCATAAATCCACGACCTTCTTAATATCCAGAACTTCCATTTCTGGCAAAGTAAGATCATGTCGAGGACTAAAAGCAATAACTTTACAGATTCCCCGCTCGGTCTCTGCAATCAATAGACCATCCTCATCGATGAATGTGCTTTCCGTATCGGGAAGCAAGGCAGAAAAATCATTTACAAAAACAAAACTATCCTTATAATCCGGATTTAAGGTACCATCAGCGCGTTGATTCCCAGGACATAAGTAACAGGTAGAATCATATTCAGGGCGCTGATCTGCAGAGGTTTCCTCCACTTGCCCTTGCCAAGGCCGTTTACTTCGATGCGGCGATACGAGGACAAATTCACCGGTAAGTAAGTTTAATCGTTTGTGTGGATTTTCGTTTATTGTTGGTTCAGGCATGGGTTTTTGCTCTTCTTTTATCTAAAATACAAAATACAATGATAAGTCGAAGAACTAAGTGTTTATTTTACACTTTAGTAGTAGTTAGAATTTACACAGCATATAACGCAGATGCTTTTGTATGGAACGCTGCACCCTGTTTTTAGGCGTATCATCAAAACAAATACTTCTTCGAAGGGAGAGCCAAATCTTTGCTTCAGCAAGAGGAATTTCTTGACAAATTATACGATAAACTTGAAACCCCTATTTTGGATCTCAAATAATTTGACTACGCGATGAATTGTTATGCATTTACGCAACATGAGTCACCTGAATTACAAGCATCACTAACTTGGAAAGGCAATCCCCAAGATTGGGTGAGTTTGTTATTGGTAAAATCTCGACGCGATTTTCAAGGGGGAGATGCTGGAGATTTGTTTTTGTAATCCACAAAAGCGATTTGGCTAAAGAAGACTTCAGCAAACATTTGTCACAATGGAAAGTAGTTAGCAACTAAATAACTTGTGGGGAACAACTAAAAAGCAACTACAGTCATGGTTTTCAATCGTTTCTGTTGAATGATTCAACGCTTTAATTGTTGAAGCGATGTTCCCGAGATAAACAATCCGATAAACTCTTTTCAGTTGGCATTTGCAAGTTCGTACACATCTTTTAGAACCTTGCCTAGAAGAAATCTGTGCTTTATTCCGCTATCATAATCATGAATTAAACCCAACTACCCCCCTACTACCTTATTGACTTTAGAGAATATTTTCCTATATTCAACTCAACTAAAAAGTGTTAGCAAAATAACAGCTAACGCTGCTAAACCTTAATTATCATATCATTCTTTATCTAATGAGTGCTTTTCAAATAAAAGAAAACCCAGAAGTTTATGATGCTATTGTTGTCGGCTCGGGTGCTGGTGGTGGCATGGCGGGCTATATTCTAGCGAATGCTGGTTTGAAGGTATTGATGCTGGAAGCCGGTCCTTTCTTTGACCCAGCCAAAGATGCCTTACAGATGCGCTGGCCTTGGGAGTCTCCACGTCGCGGCGCAGCGACTACTCGTCCCTTTGGCGACTTTGATGCTGCCTATGGCGGATGGCAACTCGATGGTGAACCCTATAGCACCGTCGCTGGAACCGAATTCGAATGGTTCAGAGCGCGGATGCTCGGCGGAAGAACAAACCATTGGGGCCGTATTTCCTTACGTATGGGTCCTGACGATTTCCAACCCACGGACGGCATCACCGATCCCTGGCCCATCAGCTATGAGGAAGTGAAACCATTTTACGACCGAGTAGACCGTATGATCGGCATCTATGGAACTGTTGAAGGCATTCATAACGAACCGGACGGAATCTTTATGAAACCGCCAAAACCGCGTTTAAATGAACTTTACATTGCGCGCGGAGCTCGCAAAGCAGGAGTTCCTGTTATTCCTGGCCGGGGCGCTGTCCTTACCGAAGCCTCCTCCGAGATCAAAGGCCGAGGAACCTGTTTCTACTGCGGACAATGCGGAAGGGCCTGTAAAGTCTATGGCGACTTCTCCTCATCCTCCTGTCTTGTTATACCGGCTATGAAAACCGGCAATCTAAAAGTCATCGACAATGCGATGGTTCGTGAGGTGTTGACCAATGATGAAGGACTAGCAACCGGAGTTTCCTATATGAATACCAAGGACTTACAAGAATATACAGCAAAGGGCAAAACAGTTATTTTAGGAGCCAGTGCCTGCGAAAGTGCGAGACTGATGCTCAACTCAAAGTCCGCAGCACATCCGGCCGGTGTTGGAAATAGTAGCGGACTGGTCGGCAAGTACTTGCACGATTCCACCGGAGCCAGCTTATCCGGCTTTCTACCACAGTTATTGGATAGAAAGCGCTATAACGAAGATGGCACGGGCAGTGTACATATTTACTCGCCATGGTGGGGTGACCATAGCAAACTCAACTTTCCGCGAGGCTATCATATCGAATATGGTGGCGGTATGCGCATGCCATCGTATGGCTCTTTCAACGGTGTACCGAGCATCAACGGAAAAGTGCCTGACAAAAATGGAGAACCAAAAGATGGCGGAGGTTATGGTGCTTCATTGAAGCAAGACTATCGCCGATTCTATGGTGCAAACGTGGGGATGGCAGGGCGTGGCACGGCTCTAGCCCGCAAGGATAACTATTGCGAGATTGATCCCAGCCGCGTCGATAAGTTTGGAATCCCGGTACTGCGCTTCCACTATAAATGGGCAAACGAAGAAATAGTGCAGGCGAAACATATGCAGGAGACTTTTCAGGCGATCATGCATGAAATGGGCGCTATCATCACCTCATCTATCCCTGGTGCAGATACCCTATATGGCTTAGAAGCTCCCGGAAAGATTATCCATGAAGGCGGCACGACCCGGATGGGGAATGACCCGAAAACATCGGTCTTGAATAAATGGGGCCAGGCACATGATTGCAACAATCTCTATGTAGTTGATGCGGGTCCTTTCGTGCAACAAGGCGATAAGAACCTGACCTGGACGATCCTAGCCTTATCCATGCGTACGGCAGAATACATCTTAGAACAAAAAAACAAATTAAACAGCTAATCGAGCGATGAACAGAAGAGATTCATTAAAAGCCTTAGGGCTTATTGCTGCAGGCTCTAGCGTAATGGCAGGAGCATGTAAAGACGATAAAACAAATGCGAAGAATGCTACGGTAAATGCAGGCGATAAACTTCCGGGTGTGCAA from Sphingobacterium sp. BN32 harbors:
- the galK gene encoding galactokinase, yielding MIARNILETRFKEVFGKNPDLIVKSPGRINIIGEHTDYNEGFVLPAAIDKAIYVAVGKREDNLINLYAEDFKAHYAIALKGIAPTELSWPNYILGVVQQIKDKELSLSGFDLYIDGDIPVGAGLSSSAAVECATGYALNELYGLSLHRVEIAKMGQLAEHTYAGVMCGIMDQFASVLSKAGHVIRLDCRDLSYTYVPLDLGDHELVLLNTNVKHALASSAYNDRRHACEHAVSLVQAKYPEVKSLRDVNLSQLDELVKPVSPAAYLKARFVLEENERLNKACEALQTGDITALGEQLFLAHEGLSKDYEVSCAELDYLVEQAKQFEQVKGARMMGGGFGGCTINIVEKGFGNQLVDALSKGYRSRFDLELTAIFVAIDNGTEVVY
- a CDS encoding UDP-glucose--hexose-1-phosphate uridylyltransferase codes for the protein MPEPTINENPHKRLNLLTGEFVLVSPHRSKRPWQGQVEETSADQRPEYDSTCYLCPGNQRADGTLNPDYKDSFVFVNDFSALLPDTESTFIDEDGLLIAETERGICKVIAFSPRHDLTLPEMEVLDIKKVVDLWQQEFVELRRNDWIKYIQIFENKGAIMGCSNPHPHGQIWAQSSLPVEIIKEDIQLRAYFEDHQRSLLADYIDLEERKDERLIIDNEHFVALVPYWGSWPFETMIVSRRHVQDISQFTDQEKEDLAKTIKELTVRYDNIFKTSFPYSAGMHQAPVNSEDQQHWHWHMHFYPPLLRSASVKKFMVGYEMLANPQRDITAERAAEIIKEQSTTHYKAQ
- a CDS encoding GMC oxidoreductase; protein product: MSAFQIKENPEVYDAIVVGSGAGGGMAGYILANAGLKVLMLEAGPFFDPAKDALQMRWPWESPRRGAATTRPFGDFDAAYGGWQLDGEPYSTVAGTEFEWFRARMLGGRTNHWGRISLRMGPDDFQPTDGITDPWPISYEEVKPFYDRVDRMIGIYGTVEGIHNEPDGIFMKPPKPRLNELYIARGARKAGVPVIPGRGAVLTEASSEIKGRGTCFYCGQCGRACKVYGDFSSSSCLVIPAMKTGNLKVIDNAMVREVLTNDEGLATGVSYMNTKDLQEYTAKGKTVILGASACESARLMLNSKSAAHPAGVGNSSGLVGKYLHDSTGASLSGFLPQLLDRKRYNEDGTGSVHIYSPWWGDHSKLNFPRGYHIEYGGGMRMPSYGSFNGVPSINGKVPDKNGEPKDGGGYGASLKQDYRRFYGANVGMAGRGTALARKDNYCEIDPSRVDKFGIPVLRFHYKWANEEIVQAKHMQETFQAIMHEMGAIITSSIPGADTLYGLEAPGKIIHEGGTTRMGNDPKTSVLNKWGQAHDCNNLYVVDAGPFVQQGDKNLTWTILALSMRTAEYILEQKNKLNS
- a CDS encoding sodium/sugar symporter, whose amino-acid sequence is METKDYIVFLCYFAIVAGYGLYIYYKKKSASGDSKDYFLAEGSLTWWAIGASLIASNISAEQFIGMSGSGFKIGLAIATYEWMAAATLIVVAVFFLPVYLKNKIFTMPQFLNVRYNGTVSMIMAVFWLLLYIVVNLTSILFLGALAVSSISGLDFQLCMIGLAVFAIVITLGGMKVIGYTDVIQVFFLILGGLATTYLALNLVSDHFGGEGILQGFNIVHEKASDHFHMILKPDNPNYIDLPGLSVLIGGMWVINLSYWGCNQYITQRALGADLGTARNGLLFAAVLKLLMPIIVVLPGIAAFVLYNDGLFQQEMMASGELNPDRAYPVLLSLLPTGLKGLSFAALTAAVVASLAGKANSVATIFSLDIYQKIFDKNASERRLVNVGKITIIVSMILAIIIAPHLGIDKKGGFQYIQEYTGFVSPGIFAMFLLGFFWKKTTSNAALFATIGGFLMSIVLKFLPQFMDLSFLGSSGFAVPVNGVYEIPFIDRVGFVFLFCVIGMYFISIYENKRGVVPNGLEVDTTMFKTKTGFAVGALLVLGITAALYTIFW
- a CDS encoding aldose epimerase family protein, with translation MNKKLINLFLGCALLVLLSCQQGTKQDKSSPSPTASRELVDSAQFNEDIDGKAAKLFILKNAKGATAYLTNFGARLVGLLVPNKDGAMTDVVLGFSKASLYNNAEEPYFGPIVGPFGNRIANGKFSIDGEEYTTPANNGKNTLHGGFKGLHFANWDAKQTDDKSVVFSYTLPDRYEGFPGNIKIEVTYSLSDDDELTIAYQATTDKKTVINLTNHAYFNLNGEGSGSILNHQLTLFADQITPVDSTLIPTGAMSSVKGTPFDFTTAKSMGKDIEVANEQLTFGKGYDHNFVLNGTKVAGLNHAAKVVGDQSGIVMDIYTEEPGIQFYSGNFMAEKVTLKNGNKDSFRTGFCLEPQHFPDSPNQPNFPSTILNPGDTYSTKSVYKFSVQ